From Nitrospirota bacterium, one genomic window encodes:
- a CDS encoding molybdopterin-dependent oxidoreductase, producing the protein MFLSRRQFLKVSVGTVAAVAVADKVLALTALQPVIEVGNPLGDYPDRSWERVYHDQYRYDSSFTWCCSPNDTHACRIRAFVRNGVVMRVEQNYDHQTYEDLYGNRGTFAHNPRMCLKGFTFHRRVYGPYRLKGPLMRKGWKEWMDAGSPELTPETKRKYKFDSRFLDDMLRVSWDTAFTYAAKAMIIIATRYSGEAGARRLREQGYAPEMIEMMKGAGTRTFKHRAGMPVLGIIGKMGNTRMNGGVNALLDTWIRKVSPDQAQGGRYWSNYTWHGDQNPAHPWWCGAQGSDIDLSDMRFSKLNTSWGKNFVENKMPEAHWKLECIERGARVVVITPEYNPTAYRADYWMPLRPASDGAIFLGAMKIIVDENMHDVDFLKGYTDSPVLVRTDTLQFLDPRDVVADYKFPDFSKSYSGRVQSLKPEQVERLGGMMVWDLNKKAAVPLHREQVGWHYQNSGIDAALTGTYRVKLLNGREIDAMPVWQMYLVHFQDYDLDTCHQICRTPKDLLVRWARDSGSIKPAAIHNGEGTNHYFHQTINSRGAAMVLIVTGNVGKFGTGQHTWAGNYKAGTWTATPWSGAGIAVHTGEDPFNITLDPNAHGKEIKTKSYYYGEEVGYWNHGDTALIVSTPKYGRKVFTGKTHMPTPSKFRWVVNVNVLNNAKHHYDMVRNVDPNIETLITQDIEMTSDVNHNDIAFAANSWMEFTYPEMTVTVSNPWVQIWKGGIRPLYDTRNDLDTFAGVAAKLSDMTGDKRMRDYFKFVYENRVDVYAQRMLDASSTFYGYSADVMLKSEKGWMVMVRTYPRTPFWEETNESKPMWTRTGRYENYRTEPEAIEYGENFISHREGTEATPYLPNAIMTSNPYVRPDDYGIPITAQHHDDKTVRNIKLPWQEIKRHSNPLWEKGYQFYCVTPKTRHRVHSQWSVNDWVQIYESNFGDPYRMDKRTPGVGEHQLHINPQAAKDRGINDGDYVYVDGNPVDRPYRGWKPSDPYYKVARLMIRAKYNPAYPYHVTMSKHAPYVATPKSVKGHETRPDGRAIAVDTGYQSNFRYGAQQSFTRNWLMPMHQTDSLPGKHAIAWKFKWGYQVDHHAINTVPKECLIRITKAEDGGIGARGPWEPVRTGFTPGQENEFMIKWLKGEHIKIKV; encoded by the coding sequence GACCAGTACCGATACGATTCGTCGTTTACCTGGTGTTGTTCTCCGAACGACACGCACGCCTGCCGCATCCGGGCCTTCGTCCGGAACGGTGTGGTCATGCGGGTCGAGCAGAACTATGACCACCAGACCTATGAAGATCTCTATGGCAACCGCGGGACGTTCGCGCACAACCCGCGCATGTGCTTGAAGGGGTTTACCTTCCATCGCCGCGTCTATGGCCCCTATCGCTTGAAGGGTCCCTTGATGCGGAAGGGCTGGAAGGAATGGATGGATGCTGGCTCACCGGAGCTGACGCCGGAAACGAAGCGGAAGTACAAGTTCGATAGCCGCTTCCTGGACGACATGCTGCGTGTGTCTTGGGACACGGCCTTCACCTATGCCGCCAAGGCGATGATCATCATTGCCACGCGGTACAGCGGTGAAGCCGGTGCCCGTCGTCTGCGCGAGCAGGGCTATGCGCCGGAAATGATCGAAATGATGAAGGGTGCGGGAACCCGGACCTTCAAGCATCGTGCGGGTATGCCGGTCCTCGGCATCATCGGCAAGATGGGCAACACCCGGATGAACGGCGGCGTCAACGCGTTGCTGGACACCTGGATTCGCAAAGTCAGTCCGGATCAGGCACAGGGCGGCCGTTATTGGTCGAACTACACCTGGCACGGCGACCAGAACCCCGCCCACCCCTGGTGGTGCGGTGCCCAGGGTTCCGACATCGACCTCTCCGACATGCGCTTCTCCAAGCTGAACACCAGTTGGGGAAAGAACTTCGTCGAAAACAAGATGCCGGAAGCGCACTGGAAGTTGGAATGTATCGAACGGGGCGCCCGGGTCGTGGTCATCACGCCTGAGTATAACCCCACCGCCTATCGTGCCGACTACTGGATGCCGTTACGGCCCGCGTCGGACGGCGCCATTTTCTTGGGTGCCATGAAGATCATCGTCGATGAGAATATGCACGACGTGGACTTCTTGAAGGGGTATACCGATTCGCCGGTGCTCGTTCGTACGGACACCCTGCAGTTCCTCGATCCGCGCGATGTGGTGGCGGATTACAAGTTCCCGGACTTCTCGAAGAGCTATTCGGGCCGAGTCCAGTCATTGAAGCCAGAGCAGGTTGAGCGGCTCGGCGGCATGATGGTCTGGGACCTGAACAAGAAGGCAGCTGTTCCGCTCCATCGTGAGCAGGTTGGCTGGCATTATCAGAACAGCGGTATTGACGCGGCCCTCACCGGGACCTACCGGGTGAAGTTGCTCAATGGCCGTGAAATTGACGCGATGCCGGTCTGGCAGATGTACTTGGTACACTTCCAGGATTACGATCTGGACACCTGTCATCAGATCTGCCGGACGCCGAAGGACCTCCTGGTCCGTTGGGCGCGTGACTCAGGTTCGATCAAGCCTGCCGCCATCCATAACGGCGAAGGTACGAACCACTATTTCCATCAGACCATCAATTCCCGCGGCGCCGCGATGGTGCTCATCGTCACCGGCAACGTCGGGAAGTTCGGTACCGGGCAGCATACCTGGGCCGGTAACTACAAGGCTGGAACCTGGACGGCCACGCCTTGGTCCGGTGCTGGTATTGCCGTGCACACGGGTGAGGATCCATTCAACATCACGTTGGATCCGAACGCGCACGGGAAGGAAATCAAAACCAAGTCGTATTACTACGGCGAGGAAGTCGGTTACTGGAACCACGGCGACACCGCCCTGATCGTCAGCACCCCGAAGTACGGGCGCAAGGTGTTCACGGGTAAGACGCACATGCCGACCCCGAGCAAGTTCCGTTGGGTGGTCAACGTGAACGTGCTCAACAACGCCAAACACCATTATGACATGGTGCGTAACGTCGATCCGAACATCGAGACCCTGATCACTCAGGACATTGAGATGACCTCGGACGTGAACCACAACGATATCGCCTTCGCGGCGAACTCGTGGATGGAGTTCACCTATCCGGAAATGACCGTCACGGTTTCCAATCCGTGGGTGCAGATCTGGAAGGGCGGCATCCGGCCCTTGTACGACACGCGTAACGACCTCGATACCTTCGCAGGCGTGGCGGCCAAGTTGTCGGACATGACCGGTGACAAGCGTATGCGCGATTACTTCAAGTTCGTTTACGAGAACCGCGTGGACGTCTATGCGCAGCGCATGCTCGATGCCTCCAGCACCTTCTACGGCTACAGCGCAGACGTCATGCTGAAGTCGGAAAAGGGCTGGATGGTCATGGTGCGGACCTATCCGCGCACCCCATTCTGGGAAGAGACCAACGAGTCGAAGCCCATGTGGACGCGGACCGGCCGGTACGAAAATTACCGGACTGAGCCAGAGGCGATCGAATACGGCGAAAACTTCATCTCTCACCGTGAGGGCACGGAAGCGACACCGTATCTGCCGAACGCCATCATGACGAGCAACCCGTACGTCCGTCCGGACGACTACGGTATTCCGATCACGGCGCAGCACCATGACGACAAAACGGTGCGGAACATCAAGTTGCCGTGGCAGGAAATCAAGCGGCACAGCAACCCGTTGTGGGAGAAGGGGTACCAGTTCTACTGCGTCACTCCGAAGACCCGGCATCGGGTGCACAGCCAATGGTCGGTGAATGACTGGGTTCAGATTTACGAGTCGAACTTCGGCGATCCGTACCGCATGGACAAGCGGACGCCTGGTGTCGGCGAACACCAGTTGCACATCAACCCGCAGGCAGCGAAAGACCGCGGCATCAACGACGGCGACTACGTCTACGTAGACGGTAATCCGGTGGACCGGCCCTATCGAGGCTGGAAGCCTTCGGATCCGTACTATAAGGTGGCGCGCCTCATGATCCGCGCTAAGTACAACCCGGCCTATCCGTACCACGTGACGATGTCGAAGCACGCACCGTACGTGGCCACGCCGAAGTCGGTCAAAGGCCACGAGACGCGCCCAGACGGACGCGCCATCGCGGTGGACACCGGTTATCAGTCCAACTTCCGGTACGGGGCCCAACAGTCCTTTACCAGAAACTGGTTGATGCCGATGCACCAGACTGACTCGTTGCCGGGCAAGCATGCCATCGCTTGGAAGTTCAAGTGGGGCTATCAGGTCGACCACCATGCGATCAACACGGTGCCGAAGGAATGTCTCATCCGCATCACCAAGGCGGAAGACGGCGGCATCGGAGCTCGTGGTCCATGGGAGCCGGTCCGGACCGGATTTACACCGGGCCAAGAGAACGAGTTCATGATCAAGTGGCTCAAAGGCGAACACATCAAGATCAAGGTGTAA
- a CDS encoding nitrate oxidoreductase subunit beta yields the protein MPEVYNWQLGRKMLYPYEERHPKWQFAFVFNINRCLACQTCSMADKSTWLFSKGQEYMWWNNVETKPYGGYPQFYDVKITQLIEQVNPGGQVWNVRVGRKHHAPYGVFEGMTIFDAGAKVGQAAIGYIPTDQEWRFVNIYEDTATSMRALVEGIDKTGFSRDEPWKMTGSSLPEHETFFFYLQRICNHCTYPGCLAACPRKAIYKRPEDGIVLIDQNRCRGYKKCVEQCPFKKPMYRGTTRVSEKCIACYPRIEGKDPLTGGEPMETRCMAACVGKIRMQSLMRIGEDGLWAEDRWHPLYYAIRVEQVALPLYPQWGTEPNGFYIPPRHSPRGYARQMFGPGVDNAIEKYLVPSRELLAVLQLWRASQQIIFRYDVIPGPKVFETQIHGKRFEMYNDTVLGFNKSGKEVARIQVEEPIYIRPAERVTWL from the coding sequence ATGCCTGAAGTGTATAACTGGCAACTGGGACGAAAGATGCTGTATCCCTACGAGGAACGGCATCCGAAGTGGCAGTTTGCCTTTGTGTTCAACATCAACCGGTGCTTGGCCTGTCAGACCTGTTCGATGGCAGACAAGTCCACCTGGCTCTTCTCGAAGGGTCAGGAATACATGTGGTGGAACAACGTGGAAACCAAGCCGTACGGCGGGTACCCACAGTTCTACGATGTGAAGATCACCCAGCTCATCGAGCAGGTGAATCCGGGCGGCCAGGTGTGGAACGTCCGTGTCGGACGCAAGCACCATGCGCCGTACGGCGTGTTCGAAGGCATGACCATTTTCGACGCGGGCGCCAAAGTGGGCCAGGCGGCGATCGGGTACATTCCGACGGACCAAGAATGGCGGTTCGTGAATATCTATGAAGACACGGCGACCTCGATGCGCGCCCTCGTGGAAGGCATCGACAAGACCGGGTTCTCACGGGACGAACCGTGGAAGATGACGGGCAGCAGTCTGCCGGAGCATGAAACGTTCTTTTTCTATCTCCAGCGGATTTGCAACCACTGCACGTATCCTGGCTGCTTGGCAGCCTGCCCGCGGAAGGCGATCTACAAGAGACCCGAAGACGGGATCGTGCTGATCGACCAGAACCGGTGCCGCGGGTACAAGAAGTGCGTGGAGCAGTGCCCATTCAAGAAGCCGATGTATCGTGGAACCACACGCGTGTCTGAAAAGTGCATCGCATGTTATCCGCGCATCGAAGGTAAAGACCCGTTGACGGGCGGCGAGCCGATGGAAACGCGTTGTATGGCAGCCTGCGTCGGAAAGATCCGGATGCAGAGCCTGATGCGCATCGGCGAAGACGGCCTGTGGGCGGAAGACCGGTGGCACCCGCTCTACTACGCGATTCGCGTGGAGCAGGTGGCGCTTCCACTGTACCCACAGTGGGGCACCGAGCCCAACGGCTTCTACATCCCACCGCGGCACAGCCCTCGTGGCTATGCACGGCAGATGTTTGGCCCGGGCGTCGACAATGCCATCGAGAAGTATCTCGTGCCCAGCCGTGAGCTGTTGGCGGTCCTCCAGTTGTGGAGAGCCAGCCAGCAGATCATCTTCCGGTACGATGTCATTCCTGGTCCGAAAGTGTTTGAGACCCAGATCCACGGGAAGCGTTTCGAGATGTACAACGATACCGTGTTGGGCTTCAACAAGTCGGGCAAGGAAGTGGCGCGTATTCAGGTCGAAGAGCCGATCTACATTCGGCCGGCCGAGCGCGTAACCTGGCTGTAA
- a CDS encoding Trm112 family protein produces the protein MADHAEARRPVNIDKDLLAILCCPDTKQDVSLADDALIAKLNEAVTRGQLKNKASKPVTEPLDGGLVRGDRKILYPIREDIPVMLIEEGIPLEGVI, from the coding sequence ATGGCAGATCATGCGGAAGCAAGGCGTCCGGTCAACATCGACAAGGATCTTCTCGCCATTCTCTGTTGCCCGGACACGAAGCAGGATGTGAGCTTGGCTGATGACGCCCTGATTGCCAAGTTAAATGAGGCCGTCACCCGTGGGCAATTAAAAAATAAGGCAAGTAAACCGGTCACCGAACCACTCGACGGGGGTTTAGTCAGAGGCGACAGGAAGATCCTGTATCCTATCCGAGAAGACATCCCGGTCATGCTCATCGAAGAAGGCATTCCTCTGGAGGGAGTGATCTAG
- a CDS encoding DUF502 domain-containing protein: MSKTIWQYSIAGLLVLVPAWATLIIFSTLFHTLNELIHDLPWHIGEVQTPGFSVVLFLFLVVVIGMIATHVVGRRVITKTERWIEQIPLVRSVYVTLKGMTDLLHFRSRFGRSTVVVFPFPRDGLWAIGFVIGAAPLALQVAPASLLMVFVPTAIHPFTGFLAFIPQPQLRPIHLSAEDAIKMEFTAGLYKPEAGWLQAPKTRA, encoded by the coding sequence ATGTCGAAGACTATATGGCAGTATTCCATAGCTGGCCTGCTGGTCCTTGTGCCGGCCTGGGCAACGCTCATCATATTTTCCACATTATTCCATACTCTTAATGAATTGATTCATGATCTTCCCTGGCATATCGGCGAGGTCCAGACCCCCGGATTCAGCGTAGTCTTGTTTCTGTTCCTCGTTGTGGTGATTGGGATGATCGCCACCCATGTCGTTGGGCGGCGTGTAATCACCAAGACAGAGCGATGGATCGAGCAGATTCCCCTGGTCCGTAGTGTCTATGTCACCCTCAAAGGGATGACCGATCTGCTTCATTTCCGTTCTCGCTTTGGGCGTAGCACCGTCGTGGTGTTCCCATTTCCTCGAGACGGTCTCTGGGCAATCGGTTTTGTCATCGGGGCTGCACCGTTGGCGCTCCAAGTGGCGCCAGCCAGTTTACTCATGGTCTTTGTGCCCACGGCGATTCATCCCTTCACCGGTTTTCTCGCGTTTATCCCGCAGCCGCAGCTTCGACCCATTCATCTATCAGCGGAAGATGCCATTAAAATGGAGTTCACGGCTGGACTATACAAGCCGGAAGCTGGATGGCTCCAAGCTCCGAAGACGAGGGCCTAA
- a CDS encoding GNAT family N-acetyltransferase, which translates to MSIVDHLNVRLATRGDAEKIASFSAAMAFETEGRRLDLERLSEGTRALLESPDRGFFMVAELEESENRQLLGQLMITYEWSDWRNGSFWWIQSLYVDPAWRRQNVFRRMHEAVMARAKTSPNVCGVRLYVEESNSLAQAVYRRVGLTPSSYAIFETDFVLAGHKGLEDRPHEA; encoded by the coding sequence ATGTCAATCGTTGACCACCTGAACGTCCGCCTTGCCACACGAGGAGATGCAGAAAAAATTGCGTCCTTCAGTGCCGCTATGGCCTTTGAGACCGAAGGCCGCCGCCTCGATCTTGAGCGGCTATCAGAGGGAACGAGGGCCCTCCTGGAATCTCCTGATCGAGGATTTTTCATGGTCGCCGAGCTGGAAGAAAGTGAGAACCGCCAGCTGCTGGGCCAGCTCATGATCACTTATGAATGGAGCGATTGGCGGAACGGCTCGTTCTGGTGGATACAGAGCCTGTATGTGGACCCCGCCTGGCGTCGCCAAAATGTGTTTCGCCGGATGCATGAAGCCGTCATGGCTAGGGCCAAGACAAGCCCGAATGTGTGCGGAGTTCGTCTCTACGTCGAGGAGAGCAACAGCTTGGCCCAGGCCGTGTACCGTCGAGTGGGGCTCACTCCATCATCCTATGCCATCTTTGAAACCGACTTTGTTCTGGCAGGCCACAAAGGATTAGAGGATCGTCCTCACGAAGCTTAA
- a CDS encoding TIGR00730 family Rossman fold protein produces the protein MSLLSGSDSSTPDPSYIPADRDSEFLQREELRSVRIGLELLKPELIQREEGIQSTIVVFGSARLQEPTAANDALEAAERDAAQAPNDSTQQQRVAIARRQLTLSKYYDMAREFGRLVSSTCQVDGRCDYVIVTGGGPGIMEAANRGAADVGAKSIGLNITLPHEQRPNPYITPGLNFQFRYFAIRKMHFLIRAKALVAFPGGFGTLDELFETLTLIQTGKTNSVMVVLVGRDFWERAINWQWLVDNGLIAQQDLHLFHYAETAQEAWDLIGRHNGVTPS, from the coding sequence ATGAGTCTTCTATCTGGTTCAGATTCAAGCACCCCCGACCCCTCCTATATTCCAGCCGATCGCGATTCAGAGTTTCTCCAGCGGGAAGAACTCCGTTCCGTCCGCATTGGGCTGGAACTCCTAAAGCCCGAGTTGATCCAACGTGAAGAGGGCATACAATCGACCATCGTCGTGTTCGGCAGCGCAAGACTGCAAGAACCGACTGCGGCGAATGATGCACTCGAGGCAGCAGAGAGGGATGCGGCTCAAGCCCCGAACGACTCGACACAGCAGCAACGGGTCGCCATCGCGCGACGACAACTCACACTCTCCAAATACTATGACATGGCTCGTGAGTTCGGGCGCCTGGTCTCATCAACCTGCCAAGTCGATGGCCGCTGCGACTATGTGATTGTGACCGGCGGAGGGCCCGGCATCATGGAGGCCGCCAATCGTGGCGCGGCAGACGTGGGAGCCAAATCAATCGGTTTGAACATCACCCTCCCGCATGAACAACGCCCGAATCCCTACATTACGCCAGGGCTGAATTTTCAGTTTCGGTATTTTGCGATCAGGAAAATGCACTTCTTGATCCGTGCCAAGGCGCTCGTTGCCTTTCCAGGAGGATTCGGCACGCTCGATGAGTTATTCGAAACGCTGACACTCATCCAAACCGGCAAGACGAACAGCGTCATGGTCGTGCTAGTCGGGCGCGACTTTTGGGAGCGCGCGATCAACTGGCAATGGCTTGTCGACAACGGACTCATCGCACAACAAGATCTTCACCTATTCCACTATGCTGAAACCGCCCAGGAAGCCTGGGATCTGATCGGACGTCATAATGGCGTGACACCATCATGA